The genome window GGGCATGGATTTAGCATTTCCCTTCATGAATGTCTTTGTTTTGTTTGCCACACTTGATTTTGCTTTTTCTCTGGGTTCAGTAGGTAATTGCATTCTTGATATTAAAAACCCTTCCCCCACCACGGAGCCAAATTGCGAATTAGGCAATTGGGGTGGGTTCATCAATAGCAGTTGCTGTGGAGGAGCCTTTGAACAATACCTTCTTGCACTTGGGCGGCGAGCAAGCCTTACAAAAGCCATTTACTTGAATTCCACGCAACAAAGCAACTGCTTAACAGCAATGGCGAGCTTCGAGAAAGATGTATACGGCTGTGGTATTCAGAAGCTAACAAGTGGAGCCAGCAGCTGTTCGGACTATACCATCACCGATGTTATTGATAAGCTAGGAGATAGATTCCGAAACTTTCAAGAAGATTGTAAGGTGTTAGGCACCGGTGGTGTAGTGGAACATTTGTGCAATTCATGTTTGAGAAGATGGGAAGAGATTAATGGATCATCAGACTATAAACAGCAACCTGCTAGTGAGGATGATGATGATATATGTAGATTTGCAGCATTGGTATCCATGATAAGCAATAGAGTTGAGGATGAGAACTGGGTCTATGCAGTCTTTCAATGCCTCAGAGGAAGTGCTTTTTCCTTGGGTaatcacatttttcaatgtaAATTGCAATAGATCAATATAACTATGCATATGTGCTCACTTCATGATTCAgttcactttttattttatgaatctcCTTCCTTGTGACTTGCAGATGAACATGAAGGCACAGCTAACGGTAATATCCATAAAAGAGGTAATCTCAACAACAACCATCAGCAGTCTGAGTTTGAAGTGTCGATGTTTTAACGTAATTATTAATCGGATGTGTATAATTTTGTTGGTCATAATaggtttttgggttttaattggTGGATTAGCAGGAGCATTGATAATAGTAGTCATTGCTACATGGATCTGCTacagaaaaaggaaagaacaaaGCCTGGGAAAAGGTAGCTTTTCTGCAAAATTTTTCAATCTGCCTAAGAACAGATTACTAATCAACATTGCTCATCATCGTCTTCTTATTCTACAGAATCGGATTTCTCCGAGAATGCTGGCTCTCAGAAGATTTCAATCAAAGAACTTTATTCAGCAACAAACTATTTCAATGCATCAAACTTCATTGGCCAAGGCATAGCTGGTTAGACCCTAACTAATATTCAGTATTTAGGAATCTAAATTGAGTTCGAAAAGCATGAAAAAGGATTGTTTTTTGAACGGTAAACAATGTTTTCAAAGAACAACCACAGACGCATTGACACTGTAAGTAAAAGTGTAAAACAGGGTTGATGCTGATTAACATTGAGAagccattgttgtatttgtgTATTGCACCTAAGAACACCATTTTATGGATACGTACGAAGTCCTGGGACAAAATTCTTAGAATCCTAATGTTTGACATAGAAAATAAGCACAAGAGCCTTTTACTTTTAGTTCCTTCAAATGCCGATCTTGGATCCTGATCTCATTCAGTTATGACCAGGAAAAGTATACAAGGGTCTTCTCTCAAATGGTCAGTACGTTGCGATTAAGCACATCATCAATGACGGACAGATAGAAACCTTCGTGAGGGAGGTCAGAAGCCTATCTCATATCAAGCATCCGAATCTTGTAGCTTTGGTTGGCTATTGTGAGAATGAAGATGAATGCTTCCTAGTCTATGAACTGTGCCATCATGGGAACCTATCAGAGTGGCTATATGGTATGTGGAATCAATGTGATTTACCGCTTTTGTTACAAAGAAACCACTCACACAAAGATATTGAACAGGGAAGGATAAAGGTCTTTCATGGATTCAAAGACTAAAGATTGCAATTGACAGTGCAAGGGGACTCTGGTTTCTCCACACTTACCCAGAAGGCAGCATTGTTCATCGTGATATCAAGGTACATTCAAGACAAAGGAATCTAATCTGTCATTAGTCTTCTCTGATCACGGTATATGATGGCGTTTTCATGTTTTGTCAGCCAACAAATATCCTAATCAATGATAAATTTCAAGCAAAACTAGCAGATTTCGGTTTGTCTAAAGTTATGGACATAGGCCAATCCCATGTGAGCTCAGAAGTGAGAGGAACGTTTGGTTATGTTGATCCCGAGTACCGTAGAAACCACCGTGTGAATGTCTCCGGGGATGTTTACAGTTTTGGTATAGTACTTCTTCAACTTTTTTCAGGGCAGAGGGTGCTTAATATGAATCTTCACAGACCATTGCCTCTAAGTAAAATGGTAACAACAATCTCTATCAAGTTTATATAATAGATGTCCATCCTTCCTATTACTAAGATCCCAAAtgcatttttcttttacttctcAGGCAAAAGTACTCACCAGGGAAGGGGACACAACCAAGTTTGCAGACCCGAAACTTAATGGGGAATACTCGTTAGAAGCTTTCGACCTTGTGCTCAAGCTAGCTTTGTCATGCATAGGGATAAAGCAGGAAAGGCCATCCATGGAGCAGGTGGTGTTAAGACTACAAAAAGCACTTAATATCTCAATACAAGCAAAGCCAGTTGCATCCCGTGGAAAAATCATATACTAGAGCTCTAAAGAGGAGATACAAGAGACATAAGTCTTCATGTTTGTAGAGATTGTTTTAGATAAACTGTAGTAGCATAATCTTATTACTAACATGGAAAAAGGACACGTACAACACGGTTGAAGAAGTTTATACATGATACTCCAATACAACGAATGGAATGTGTTTTACATCATTGTATTACAGTCTTGCGACCTTATTATGAACAAAccctaaaaaaaaattgaaatgctAAATTACTGTTGTTTTTCACTCAGCTTCATAAAAAAAGGCAGAAGCTGAGTGGATTAGCTCTTCAAAAAACCGAGCTAATAAAGGAAACAAGCAATGTACACACTTATCTGTATTTACATGGAAATATTTCAGGAATAAATTGGATTACGGATTACCATACGTGAACGAATTGTTCTCGGGGAAGAACTGGAGTCACTGAAGCTGAGGAGCTATTGTTTTCATAAAACTGGTGCAGAATCTTGATGATTGCACTGGCCTTTTTGCTAGCTCGAGATGTACCTTCACTAAGTTGGGAATACAAGGATCCCATAAGAGAAGGAATCTTCACCAAACGAGCAACCACATCTAGTCCGCCATTGACACACAGAGCCAACAGCATGGAAACGCAGTACTCCTTCCCTGTTCTTGAAGTGGAGGTATTTAAGATCCCTACTAACAATTGCAAGGCACCACGGCGTAAAATTGCGACTGTGCCATCAATTTTCTCTGCTAGAGTAGCTAAAATAGCTAGAGAATCAGTTACGAGATCTTCTCTTTCTGAATCTCTCAAAAGATTGAGCAACAAAGGAACAACCCCAGATGCAAGAACCCTCCAATGGTTCTCGGGATGCACTAGAAGCCCAAAAATAGCAACCAATGCATTCCTCTTGCAGTGATGGTTTTCATTCTTTACCAACTCCACTAATCCTGGAATAGCCTCTGGATTTTCACCGATCAGAACCCTGTTCTCCTCATCTGAAGCAAGATAAAACAACGTAGCAGCCGCATGTTGTTGAGCTTCAATTTTAAGTCCCTTTCTTAAAACATGGACGATCAGATCCAACCCTTCATTCTCCACTATAACACATTTGCCTTTTGAATGCTTGGAAAGATTCAAGAGCGCAGCAATGGAATTTTCTTGGGTGTTGGAATCTTCAGATAACAACAGCTTCAATAAATGTGGGATCGTGCCGGATTCAACCAAACAAGACCTGTTAAAAATGCTTGTTTTAGTAAGAACCCGAATCTCAAATGCCGCCTTGTTCATCTCTTCACGACTTCCATTAACAAGTTTGTTAATAAGAAAACCAGCCAACATCTTCATTGCACCTTCACCGGCTGAACTCCCGGCCATTACTGTCCTCGAAATATCACGATTCTTTCCCCTGGAAACTACGACTGGGATGCCGTTTTCAGCACAATATTGTTGGATCATCCCTTTCAAGACAAGATTGGGAACCAGTTCCGTACTGGTAAGCTTCTCGCCCGTCTTGGGACAAGTGGCATTCCCCGACCTGAGCCATTTTAAAATCGAACAACGGTCGTAGGTGTGGCCCGATGATAAAGTTACTGGATCCGACATCATTTCTAACGAGATCGGACACTTGAGATCATCAACATTGATTCCTTTCAGATCTTTGCTGATGTTGCTACACTGGCCATTGAGATGCTGACTTTCGAAGTCAACGGTGTCAAATATTACGCATCTGCAATAGCTCATGAATCCCATTAAGCTACACAGAAGCTctaattttgttatgttttctCCATTGGAAAACTCGGTTCCGATTTCTGAATCCAAGAATTTCACTTCCTTGTTACAACTGCTCCATTTATGAATCCCCAGATAGTCCAAGATCCGTCTGATTTCAATCGGATCAGGTGCGATTCCTTCCTCGAAATGGTTCAGGATCCGCATGAGATCTTTCACGGCCTTTTTATCATCCGGGTCGGGCTCGAAAGAAGCTTTCCTAGCTTGCCTTATGATTAACTCAACCAAATCCTTGGCTTCATTTGACATGTCAACGGTTGAAAGAGGGAAAACATCCAGACCCGTCGCCAGGCCCCGGATCACGATCCGGAATTGGTTAGCAGCCCGATCCGAATTCACTAGCATCCACGCTCGAGTCCCGTCGCTTGTGCAGTCTTCCAGAAGGCATCGAATTTTCTGGAAAGTCAAATGGAGCTCGGAAAAGCTGAGGATGACCGGGTGAGCTAGATCCGGCGTCGTATCTCGGATCTCCTGGAGGAAAAGAAGAAGGTTCGCAATTTGTCGAAACGTTTCCCGCGCATTTCTCTGGTTGACGGAGAAAACCTTGGATTTGTAACTGCAAATGTCTCCACCAAGATCGATCAGCGAGTTTAGAAGAGTTGAAGGAGAAATGGAATCGCAGGGATGTATTGCCGGGTATGTCAGAATCCGGCGACCCGACCCACTCGATTTTTGGATCATTTACCAGatatttcaaaaaaacaaaaacaaaggaGATGGAAACAAAAAGTTCGATTTTGACTTTAGCGTTTAGATTTTTGAGTTTCTGATTTTGGCTTCAGGCGTCCGCCATATATAAAAGGAAGGAGAAAGGGACTTGGGAGATGTCGGCTTGGACACGTGTAATAACTTTGGCTGTACATGGCACGTGAAGATGAGAAAGGCTACTTCGTAGATAGTTTCGAGCAGTGGATAAGCAAATGGTGAGGTGGCACGTGGTCGTAAAATACGGTACGAAGGTACGTGATGAGAGGGAGCCGACATGGGATGGCTAATATAACGTGGAATTAAgctaaaataaatcatttagcccttttttattatttttatttttttaaaaaaatttggactTGGTAATGAATTATTGTGAACCTAATTACACcaattattatcattaaaaaattgcACCATTATTAACACTATtgtatttagaattattttattatttatattattatttaaatgtattgaGTTGGTGTGATGACACTCATCAATCATACCTTAATTCaggttataaaattataaaaggtttcttattttataaaataaaaatgatattataaaggtgcttatgtcttttatatttttatatataatctaaaaatatacacaataatgaaatttaaacttaagACATTATGATTTTCAAGATATCAACTTTAtcgttttaaataaaatttgattttattatcatcatcaattttataaatatatttgttgaataatttCTTACTCGCATCATGAGGGTGAtcataaatatgtgtttaacttaattattagtatgtttctattttgatcGACTAGgttcaaaaaaattctaatttaatcattaatactattgtcaaatgattttttGTTCAATCCACTATCAAATCATTAACGAAATGCTGACGCGGCATTAACGATAACTAAATTAACCCTCTAATAATTACAGATTCTAGcaatttggtcttaattttGAAATCTCTTAATCCAATTCTTAATGTTAATCGCCTCTCTTTGCTCCAACTTTTAGTTGTAATGAAGAGAAAGAGGGGAACTTTTTCTAATGGGCCGCCAACACTTTTCCTGTTTCCCCATGTTTTTTCTTCCATGCCTAACTGATGGAGAGAACCATTACAGATCAATGATTTGGATCTCTAGATctgtataaaattttcaaatttattcatcatttcattttttttctgaaaaattccgTTACCGTGTTTTAATTGATCCGAATCTTTAGAGAATCATACTTCAAAAATTAGCTATTGAGGTTAGAGAAATCTCGTTAAgaaatttcatacttctttc of Gossypium raimondii isolate GPD5lz chromosome 3, ASM2569854v1, whole genome shotgun sequence contains these proteins:
- the LOC105794664 gene encoding U-box domain-containing protein 19: MIQKSSGSGRRILTYPAIHPCDSISPSTLLNSLIDLGGDICSYKSKVFSVNQRNARETFRQIANLLLFLQEIRDTTPDLAHPVILSFSELHLTFQKIRCLLEDCTSDGTRAWMLVNSDRAANQFRIVIRGLATGLDVFPLSTVDMSNEAKDLVELIIRQARKASFEPDPDDKKAVKDLMRILNHFEEGIAPDPIEIRRILDYLGIHKWSSCNKEVKFLDSEIGTEFSNGENITKLELLCSLMGFMSYCRCVIFDTVDFESQHLNGQCSNISKDLKGINVDDLKCPISLEMMSDPVTLSSGHTYDRCSILKWLRSGNATCPKTGEKLTSTELVPNLVLKGMIQQYCAENGIPVVVSRGKNRDISRTVMAGSSAGEGAMKMLAGFLINKLVNGSREEMNKAAFEIRVLTKTSIFNRSCLVESGTIPHLLKLLLSEDSNTQENSIAALLNLSKHSKGKCVIVENEGLDLIVHVLRKGLKIEAQQHAAATLFYLASDEENRVLIGENPEAIPGLVELVKNENHHCKRNALVAIFGLLVHPENHWRVLASGVVPLLLNLLRDSEREDLVTDSLAILATLAEKIDGTVAILRRGALQLLVGILNTSTSRTGKEYCVSMLLALCVNGGLDVVARLVKIPSLMGSLYSQLSEGTSRASKKASAIIKILHQFYENNSSSASVTPVLPREQFVHVW
- the LOC105795956 gene encoding probable serine/threonine-protein kinase PBL22, with translation MGMDLAFPFMNVFVLFATLDFAFSLGSVGNCILDIKNPSPTTEPNCELGNWGGFINSSCCGGAFEQYLLALGRRASLTKAIYLNSTQQSNCLTAMASFEKDVYGCGIQKLTSGASSCSDYTITDVIDKLGDRFRNFQEDCKVLGTGGVVEHLCNSCLRRWEEINGSSDYKQQPASEDDDDICRFAALVSMISNRVEDENWVYAVFQCLRGSAFSLDEHEGTANGNIHKRGFWVLIGGLAGALIIVVIATWICYRKRKEQSLGKESDFSENAGSQKISIKELYSATNYFNASNFIGQGIAGKVYKGLLSNGQYVAIKHIINDGQIETFVREVRSLSHIKHPNLVALVGYCENEDECFLVYELCHHGNLSEWLYGKDKGLSWIQRLKIAIDSARGLWFLHTYPEGSIVHRDIKPTNILINDKFQAKLADFGLSKVMDIGQSHVSSEVRGTFGYVDPEYRRNHRVNVSGDVYSFGIVLLQLFSGQRVLNMNLHRPLPLSKMAKVLTREGDTTKFADPKLNGEYSLEAFDLVLKLALSCIGIKQERPSMEQVVLRLQKALNISIQAKPVASRGKIIY